Proteins from a single region of Mus pahari chromosome 2, PAHARI_EIJ_v1.1, whole genome shotgun sequence:
- the LOC110317392 gene encoding hyaluronidase-4, producing the protein MQLLPEGQLRLCVVQPVHLTSGLLILLILKSISSLKPARLPVYQRKPFIAAWNAPTDLCLIKYNLTLNLKVFQMLGSPRLKDRGQNVVIFYVNKLGYYPWYTSEGVPINGGLPQNTSLQVHLKKAAQDINHYIPSENFSGLAVIDWEYWRPQWARNWNTKDIYRQKSRTLISDMKENISAADIEYSAKATFEKSAKAFMEETIKLGIKTRPKGLWGYYLYPDCHNYNVHAANYTGSCPEEEVLRNNDLSWLWNSSTALYPAVSVRKSFADSENTLHFSRFRVRESLRISTMTSWDYALPVFVYTRLGYKEEPLLFLSKQDLISTIGESAALGAAGIVVWGDMNLTSSEENCTKVNRFVNSDFGSYITNVTRAAEVCSRHLCRNNGRCVRKTWKAAHYLHLNPASYHIEASEDGEFIVRGRASDTDLAMMAENFICHCYEGYEGANCREMTEASGPSGVSLSSSSVITLCLLVLAGYQNIQL; encoded by the exons ATGCAACTATTGCCTGAAGGACAATTAAGACTCTGTGTTGTTCAACCAGTACATCTTACATCGGGGCTGCTCATACTTCTTATCCTGAAGTCTATCTCATCCCTGAAACCTGCCCGACTTCCAGTTTATCAAAGGAAACCTTTTATTGCTGCTTGGAATGCTCCAACAGACCTGTgtttgataaaatataatttaacacTGAACTTAAAAGTGTTTCAGATGCTTGGAAGCCCTCGACTCAAAGACAGGGGGCAAAATGTTGTTATATTTTATGTCAACAAATTGGGATATTACCCATGGTATACATCAGAAGGGGTACCCATCAATGGTGGTCTTCCTCAAAACACAAGTTTACAAGTACACCTGAAAAAAGCTGCCCAGGATATTAATCATTATATCCCTTCTGAAAATTTCAGTGGACTTGCTGTTATAGACTGGGAATATTGGCGCCCACAGTGGGCCCGGAACTGGAACACAAAGGATATCTACAGACAGAAGTCGAGAACTCTTATTTCTGATATGAAAGAGAACATATCTGCTGCTGATATTGAATATTCAGCCAAAGCAACTTTTGAGAAAAGTGCAAAAGCTTTCATGGAGGAAACTATCAAATTGGGAATTAAGACTAGACCCAAGGGCCTTTGGGGTTATTATTTATATCCTGATTGCCACAATTACAATGTTCATGCCGCAAACTATACTGGGTCATGCCCAGAAGAGGAAGTTTTGAGGAACAACGACCTCTCTTGGCTCTGGAATAGCAGTACTGCCCTGTATCCTGCTGTCAGTGTTAGGAAATCCTTTGCAGACAGTGAAAACACTTTGCACTTCTCACGATTTCGGGTGCGGGAATCACTGAGGATTTCCACAATGACGTCATGGGATTATGCTCTGCCTGTATTCGTCTACACACGGCTGGGCTACAAAGAGGAACCTTTACTTTTCCTTTCTAAG CAAGATCTAATTAGTACCATAGGAGAAAGTGCTGCGTTGGGAGCAGCCGGCATTGTTGTTTGGGGAGACATGAATTTAACTTCATCTGAG GAGAACTGTACAAAGGTGAACCGCTTTGTGAATTCTGATTTTGGCAGTTACATAACCAATGTGACCAGAGCAGCTGAGGTGTGCAGTCGTCACCTTTGCAGGAATAATGGGAGGTGTGTACGGAAGACATGGAAAGCAGCTCATTACCTCCATTTGAACCCTGCAAGTTACCACATAGAGGCCTCTGAGGATGGAGAATTCATAGTGAGAGGAAGAGCATCAGACACTGACCTAGCTATGATGGCAGAGAATTTCATATGTCACTGTTATGAGGGATATGAGGGGGCCAACTGTAGAGAAATGACAGAGGCCAGTGGCCCCTCCGGGGTTTCCCTTTCCTCTAGCTCTGTAATAACACTGTGTCTGCTAGTTCTAGCAGGTTACCAAAACATTCAGTTGTGA